CGACATCTACGGCGTGCGGGTGGCAGACTCGGCCGAGTACAAGAGCCTGGGCAAGAGCGGCGACATCACCAAGGCCCAGCACTGCCGCGCGGAGTTCTACGCTGCCAGCCACGGCTGGGTGCCCGTAGACCCCGCCGACGTGCGCAAGCTTGTCCTCGAGGAGAACGGCGGGACCTCGCTGACGGATCCAAAGGTCCAGAAGGCCCGCGTCAAGCTCTTCGGGGCCTTCGAGATGAACTGGCTGGCGTACAACTACGCGGCTGACCTGAAGCTGCCGAATTCCGCGGGCGACCCCATCGCATTCTTCATGTACCCGCAGGCCGAGACGGCCAATGAGCGCCGCGATAGCCTCGACGCCGATTCCCTCCGCTACCGGCTGACATCCCGCGCGATCACCGCGTAGCCGGCGGTCCCTTCACGACGCTGCCCCCGGCCTCCCGGGGGCAGTCTTATTAACCTACCAGCCCGCCCCGGCGCCGCCGCGCGCCCCCTACTCGCTCTTGGCTCCGTGCGCGTTAGCGTGGGCCGCGGGCAGGAGCCCCAGGAGGCGCAGTCGCTTGCGGAGCGTATTGCGGTTGATCCCGAGCAGGCGCGCGGCCTTGAGCTGGTTGCCCGCCGAGAGCTCCAGCGCGAGGCGCAGCAGCGGCATCTCCACGCGCCCCATGATCGTCCGGTAGAGCCGGCCGCCGTCCGCCGCCGCCGAATCACGCACGACGGCCGGGAGGACGGCGTCCAGCATCCGGCCGAGCTCCTCCGTCGCGGCTTGCCCTTCCATGCGCGCTCCTTTCCTGAACCCAAGGAGAAAGAGCAAGGTCGGGGCCAACGACGCATCGCATGGAAATCAGTCACTTGGATTGGGCGCGGGCCATCCCCACGCCC
The genomic region above belongs to Candidatus Methylomirabilota bacterium and contains:
- a CDS encoding helix-turn-helix domain-containing protein — protein: MEGQAATEELGRMLDAVLPAVVRDSAAADGGRLYRTIMGRVEMPLLRLALELSAGNQLKAARLLGINRNTLRKRLRLLGLLPAAHANAHGAKSE